The following proteins are encoded in a genomic region of Planococcus lenghuensis:
- a CDS encoding YlaF family protein: MKDIKWVFVFYSLAALAAMAGIGVAVGERSAIGIFLMIAVLGLVMAMGFKTKRKMIDAGLL, from the coding sequence TTGAAAGACATTAAATGGGTCTTCGTGTTTTATTCCCTCGCTGCACTTGCTGCCATGGCAGGAATCGGTGTGGCGGTCGGTGAACGGAGTGCCATCGGCATTTTCCTCATGATTGCGGTCCTCGGCCTGGTGATGGCCATGGGATTCAAGACGAAGAGAAAAATGATCGATGCCGGATTGCTGTAG